ATGCAAATGACTGAGCTGGAACGCTCGCTCAGCTGATGTGGATCACAAACTGGTAATGCAAATGACAATATCGCCCTGGAGGCTTTAAACACAAACCAAGGCTTATCCTCATACCTTTACACCTAGTCAATAATTCACCTGAGGGCTGAGATCATAAAGTGCTTCACGAGTCACTACACTACTTCAGGTGTCATCAGATTTCACAAGTTCCTTTAAAATGGACAGACGTTTAGAAGTTTTGTTCTGGCCTGGTGCCATGGAAACAAATGGTCTCGTTACCCTGGGTCAcatgacacacaaacaggcagccATGCAtccaaatgagagagagaaagagagagagagagagggagggagagagagagagagagaaagagagagggagggagagagaaagagaaagaaagaatgactgGGCTGGACTGATGAGGCGTTAGGTGGTGAGAGTGGGGTCAGAGTCCACCTGGAAGTCCAGAGTGAGCCCGGCGTGCAGGTCTGGAGTCAGACTCTGGACAGTGTGGTCTgcgggcagagtgtgtgtgtgtgtgtgtgtgtttaaaggtggGTGTGGGGGTTGCAGATGAGTCtaccagggttcccactctaagtcaaatgtaaaattccatgacttttccctgacaaaaactgaatttccatgacttactatactATTTACTAATGTATAGCGTTCAAGAATATTTGACTTTTTAAAGTGAGagatgaataaacaaagttgggatACTCAAGGAAGCAGTAAAGCAAATAAAGATATGCACCAGTTCTGCATGGAACTATaagtattaatgtattttggcaaggaCATTTTAAACTgttacaacaaaattccctgatattccatgactttaccccaaaaatgaataaaattccctgactttcctgtaatagactttccaaaattccatgatattccagaaatgtCATGAGCCGTGGGAACCCTGGTCTCCAAACCAGTCTGGGATGCTCGATGAGCTCTTCCTCTGCATGCATGCCATCCATCTCCCCGTAGAACGACACAGAGCTACTTAACTGGACTTTCGTGTTTTGGGTTTATATGAAATGGGCCGACACTGATGTCAAAGCAGAACAAAAGCCAAGAGCACAATACCCTGAAAGCCAAATCAGCTAGGTGGAGTGGCTTAGCTTAGCTCGCCAAGGCCACAGACGGAAGGTGACTCGTCAGGAATTTCAACCACTGAAGTCGAACCAGTTTCACCACCCAACTGTTTCCTTTACACAGAAGTAGGGTATCAAGCATGTGCCAGGGTGCTGCTGCGGAACAGAGCAGGGCGTACAGTACCTGCACTTTCTTAAAGATGATCTTGTCCCATATGCTGTTGTTCCTCATGATGCCGCTGTTCATCTCCGCCTCCTTCCTGCGGGAGGCAAAGCCCAGCAGCCACTTCTTGACCGGCGAGCTAGCCTGTCCGTGGACCTACAGTACAGCACAGGAACAGTTCGTGTTTATGAATCAACTTGTCATATATAAACAGATCCGGTCGAACTATTTATTCATCTACAAGAGGCATTCCATAAGTCATGACGAGCGTTTAACAGCTTGTCATCACTCAGCGCCACGCTCACTCATGCCatattgcttaagcacattaaTATGTGTGAATTTCTCAATTGTTTACTGTCtattacacactctctcaaccATGGTTTTAAGTAAGTACTTGTGCCCAAACTAACCCAATGTGgaacaaataatgaaatatcTACATGAATTTTAAACAGAACTGTGGTCTACTTGTCGGACAGAGACAGATCAATGTTAATCAAACACCAAAGAAAAGACTAAACAAAGGCACTGAACATCCAAATGCAGGTCCttgatgtgaatacattttaatatttaaacaccattattatattttaaatattcccaaaaatgaccggcattctatacattatcccttacataaagcATAGGGCTAAGATTTCATTACGGAGTTACAATGAGGTTCCAATTTCTAAACTAGACCTCTGTGATGAGCCaaggcacacacaaactgacaaaaTGCTGCAGCTGGCGTGGTGTACTCACCCTGTCGTAAATGCGGTTGAGCAGCCGGGGGACAGTGGGGAAGACAGTGGGCCTCAGGGCAGCCAGGTCGTCCATCAGGAGCCGGATGTCCCCCTGGAAGAACCCAATGCTGGCCCCGTGGGCCAACATCACCCCCTGGGGGCACATGAAGAAGAGCACGGGTCAGAAAGGGCCGAGCGTGGCTCAGGAGCAGAGAGCTGGACTGAGGAGAATGTGCTGTTACAAACCTGTACGACTCTCTCAAACATGTGGGCCAGGGGCAGGTAAGAGACGTGGACGTCGCTGCTGGATATCGGGCAGCTtttctgaaaataaataaataaataataaaaaaataaaaacactgcaGAACATACAAATAATAGTCTCTTACTGACTATTTCTCCATAACACAGAGTTGATTTTTAGATGAAAATGTGCAATAAAGGAgtagtgtttatttcttttaaatgtacacatactgaTGTACTCATGATGAAAACGTGCAATAAAGGAGTAATGTTTATTTCctttaaatgtacacatacggATGTAAATATCTAAAATGACAGTATTGGGATATTGATTTAGGGTGATATTGCCGACATTACAGAGAGGGGCCAGGCACATGTACTGAAGAATCTCAGGAAATAATCACACCACTTCGAGGGAGGGCAAAATGGCAGGGCCCCTTACAGAGAGATATCACAGCCTTtataaagagaaggaggaacCAGATGGAACCAGGAACTAAAACTGACTTTGGTAACTGAAAACTATCTAGCATTGTGTGGTTTGACACAAGGAAGTagtgaaaaggtgtgtgtgtgtgtttgtactggaatgaccattttcatttttttatttataactCATCATCTGTTTATCTATGTGAAGGGCACTGTGGTGTAAACTCAAATTTCACAAGACAGATTTGGAAATTCATCAGGGCAATAGAAGTTAAGTGGGTTAAAGGCTATGTCCTGCATTTATATGCAAGGACATCCTCTAAAATGTGTTGATACTAAACAACACACTGCAGGGTAAAAACACAGGTGACCAGGTCATTTACCTGAAGCCTTTTGTGAACTCACTTCTAATTTGCATTGAAACTCCCTTCTGATTTATAGACAGTGGACACTAGCTTATATTTCAAGTAACTTAAATCTAGTTAACTGATATTTGTTTACCTCTATAATCTTCATGAATGAAGAGCAATCAGACACAACGTTCTTGTGAGTGAGCATTGCTCCCTTTGGGTTCCCTGaagggcagaaagagagaacaaggaAGTAGATTTCAGCTTTAACCAATGGCAGTGAAGAAGTGGATATGGCACCAGGATCTAAGCCAATGAGAGGTGGCGCATTGTATTTGGCTCACTTAGAATTTCAAAGGCAGATTTACAAACCAAAGAGACATGAAGCttctcagacacacaaaacatggcAAAGGCACCACCTGAGCAAAACATATTTGAGGATCTAGATAGCCACACATTTATGATTTCTCACAGCTGATGCCAAAATTATTTCAAAAGAATTTAGTcatacacattgacacacacatgaGTAACCTTCCTTCCTGACACAAtaactctcaaacacacacacttaagtaaGTTTCCTTCCTGACACAATTGCTCtgaagcacagacagacagacagacagacagacagacacacacacacacacaccccttgtgtgttttactaaGTCATCAGGTCCTACCTGTTGTTCCACTGGTGAAGCAAATAACTGCCAGATCATCAGGCATAGGGGGCTAAAGTCAGAGTTAACAAAAGTCAGTCTAACACAACACCATCCCACCATCAATGACAATGAAAACATCAAATCAGACAGAATAACAAAAACACTTACCACTGGGGGTTTGCGCTTTTCTTTGCCTAGAGCCTGGTAGGTTTgtggggaagaggaaggggatggagagaggacagGTCATTGGAAAGGTCAGTCAAGGTCAACCACCCATAACCGCTGCACATCAAACTGATGTTAATGTGTGGACAGACACATTGATCTAACATCCTAGTCATCTATTATTGCCATCCTGTATGCAAGTGACAAAGTACATTGTGTGTAGAGATaaaagagcaaacacacacaaacacacacgcacacgcacacacacacgcgcgcacaccacacacacaaacacacaccaggacGTCTTTGAGACTGAGGATCTCTATGCTGCTCTTCTTGCCCCTCTCCAGCAGCTCGGCCTCCACATCCTCCATCATGATGACGGTGCTGACACAGTGCTTCCTGCCCACCAAGCTGTCCAGCAGCAGCGTCACCTTGGCCGCTACGTCGCACACCACCGTAGAGATAGAGGCTGAAAGACAGGGGGAGATGAATTCAAATATGAACATGTAAAGCAGTGTAGCTTCACTATGTGGGGCTATGCTGAAATATGGAAAACCGCCAGCATGTTTCAGTAGTTTacccaaagatccttgattactagctccgcttttaCCCTCTCTGGTTTAGTGCCAtcatgtactcataaaaggAATTATAAGTAATAACATTCCTTGTGCTCAAGAcccagctcaactttaaagaataCATTAAAAGTAGTAACTAAAAATGTCAATACTGCTTGACAATATCTGGAGACGCTTTAAAAGGTACAATCAGTGATTTTTACGGGATTGTTTAGGCTCAGGAAACtgaaaacaaagtgggggcagcctgcccccaaacaaaaacagtttttttggGGAATACAGAAGGCAGGGGTAAGCTACCTCTCTGGCACGCTTCCTTTGGTTCTTGGTTAAAACATACAGTAATGCACAAAAATCTTTGCACAAAAGCgtctaataaatttaaatataagcataaacacaaacaaacttcCTGCGAtatccctgactgcacctttaatggtCCATTGAGCACTGTAACACCGTGCTCACAGTCCACACCAGTGGACATTATTAACCAGAGGACACACTGAGGCCATCACACACCTCACGTGGATCAGAAGGGCTTGCAGTGGACGCATGAGGAGATTCTCCCATGTCCATGTTCGGCCCTCTGCATCCTGTCCATCTCCCCCTTTATCATCTACTTTACAGATGGCGCGCAAATGGATCTCTCCCTTTCTGAGAAGCTTTTACAGCGGATGctaacctctctgctaatagcAACTGCTTTATTATTGATGAGAGAAACAACCACCAACGGGGTGGtcacatagatatatatacactgcatatatatcTATGGTGGTCACACTCTCATTCCGCTGGCTCAGCACAAGGAAAGCTTTAGTTAGTGTTTAGAGTTGTTTTTCAGGTCTGTTCTTGTGGTCTAGATTTCCATAAAGAAATCATTAACTTGCTGTTGCCTTTTTGTTCCCCCATCTCTTCGTTGGCCGAAAGCAAAATGTCACATTACAAGGGCATGCTCATGTAGCCCTTTACTTAACAAGAAAAAATGTATACAAGTTTTAAAATACAAGGATTCCTAATACACTGGCCTTTGCCAGTCACTAACTCACCTTTGTCAATGATGTACTCGATGGCTTCTGTGCCCAGTGTGTCGTAGAGGGGGACGGACACCAGAGAGTACGTGTAGCAGGCCAGCTCAGACATGGTCCACTGTGGACACAAGGGGTCATAGGACTTCAAATACTATTCAATACACCACTTTACAGGCCAATTCCCACTGTCCTAACACACATGCTGACAAGCAGATAGGGAAATGCATGCAGCGAGAGTTCCAGCTGGGAGTGGGATGAACGTGCTGGTGAATATTGTGTGGTATAAATATGGGGATATCTCTACGCAAAACCCAACAGTTTGCAAGGGAACATTGCTGGTCTGTAGGAGGCCGCTGGGGGGGCTTAAGCCAGACAACAAAGGGTCTAAATTTAGCAGCAGCTGACGGACAAGGGTGCTTACCTCTGGCCGGTTCTGGGAGAAGATGCCAATGTATGGGTTCTTGGACTTGGAGTGACCTCTGTGGAGCAGTGCGGAGCCCAAGCACTCGGCCATGTCCACCACCTGACCGCcaacacagggagagaggaacCCACAAAGGCACTCAGACTTAACAACACAATATAGTGATGCAGGCCAGGGATCTGCCTCTACCCTCTAGCACATCACAAGACAGAGAGCCCAGGTTTAATATGACATACAggacaatgaatgaatgaatgaatgaatgaatgaatgaatgaatgaatgaatgaatcaaatGTTGTTAACTTAGCTGCTTAAAGCGACAAAATGGGTCATACTCGTACTTGCTACAACATTACATATTCCTGGCATACATCAATAATGTCCAAGACTCCAATCCATGTTAAGACAGTGTGGCACTAAATTACTTTCAAGCTGTTATTTcaaaaggtacactatgcaggtttaggtatttttggcgactgtagatctccctctagagtcgtgatacatttatattttactctgctgttggtTGGTTTTCTCAGTAGtgactcgctacgtctatgctgtacagctatgctaggtgaacgattcgcctattacaagtttgtttaccatcaaattgctTTGTAAAgatgaaaatcttgcatagtgtgcctttaaggtAAATGTTGCTTTTGACATGTTAGCTGGTGGTCTTACCTCTTTGTATGACAGCCATTCATACGGCTGCTTGGGCTTCCTTGCTCCCAAACATTGTCCATTGTctggagaaaacaaacaaacaaaatgtttgTTATCCCAAAGGTCATTGTATTCCGTTTCAACATGGCTATTTCTTAATGTAGAGCATTTGTCTTTGTTTGCTTTGAGCATTTAGCATAAAACATGATCCTTATGTTTTTATACAAACGTAAACACAAAACTCTTTACTAATGCCTGGGAGTGTGTTTGGGTTTCTGTATACTCACTGGACACGCGCTCTCCCCTCAGCAAGAATTCATACATGGTCTTGGCGTCCTCATAGTAGTAGGTCAGTAGCTTGTCACCCTCTACAAGGACTGACCGTCTGATAAACTCGCCGCCCTGACAGATGCATTAAAgcgagcaagaaagagagaaaacagaaagaaagaaagaaagacaaagagaaaaacagaaaaataaaacttCCAAACCTCAGCCCGTGGAGCCAGACAGAGGAGTACAATGGCAAAGTGATCCAGTCGGCACTAGACATATTGGTTCTTGTGGTCCACCATTCTAATGATGAACAAAAACCTGTCTGCTCAGCACGCATGATCACCTTCCACATTTGCAGGACTGGATTTATGACCAGTTCATATTTCTGGCATTGTTATTATTTTCCAAGTGGCCATTTGTCTGAAATAAACACTAATGTCTGGGCCTCAGCATAGGATATCTGGTCCTTTCATCACAGTGATGTTGCTGAATACTGCTGAATTGCATCGTTTCCATGAAATGGGATTGCTTCATCATGTCAGGTCTGAGATGTCTTGCCGCCAAACTGTGTCATTGATATCAAAGACACTTTTATTACCATCATGCATTTGCTACATTGCTACACTACACCCACAACAGCTTCTCTAACTACAGTTGTATGATATGATTTGTTCGCTAGCTGCATAGGCTAAGCATGATGGGGAACAGCATTGGCCCAGTCATCATTTTTACAACACCCACGTACCGTTAGGGTCCAGATCACCTCGTAGTGTTTACTTTGCAGTTAACCACTATTCTCTATTGATTGTACAACAAATCCATTACAAAGGTCAATTACTTTAGTACAACTAGCTTTTGACAATTCCCATTAGTCCGTCTGGTAGGTCTAAACATAGACCTGAATAAAACAGATTGTGAGATCACATCTACAGATAATGCACAATAATGATAATGAACCTGTGGAAGGACACTGACCTCAATTTCCACAGACTGCTGCCAGAGATCGCAGGGAGGCTCCAGAGCCTTGGGCCGCGTGGCGTACCAGAAGGTGGAGAGAGCTGCGAAGGCACTCATGCCCACGATGGTGTTGGGGGACAGAGTGTGCAGATAGTCCCGCAACTCATTCATCTCCGGCAGCCGAAACTGCTTCATGAACTCTGGCATCTGCATGGTGTCTGCCGCTCAGCGTCtgtgtctgtacacacacacacacacacacacacacacacacgcacacacacacactgcatttttAATATACCCCACTCTGTCAAAGTGCCACTGCTAACACGGTAATGGATATCTTGTgatctgtattgtattgttcaACACCAACAACAGCTTGTTGACGTGAAACCCAAACCATCTCAACAAGAAGCTTAACTTCTTGCTCCAACAACCCCCATATCGTGTTAAAGTTGGACAGAAACCTGTTAAGATTTCCATAGTGAATTAATCAATGATGAGATGGGAAATTAAGAGTATgctttttaaaatacatttactTTTTTCCTACTTAAAGGAAAAACTCCAACAGTCCTTGATGAGATCTATGTGGGGGGAAAAATATTCGCTGGAATTCTCCTACAATGAACACCAAAGGTTTTCCACTGCTGCAAAAGTGAGATTTTTTGCAGCAGTGAGATTCAACATGTTACATTCCAGGTTCCAAAATTTTTACTGGTCACTGTGAAGATGGCTAAACAAAGTAAAGGATAGCCCTCCCCCTTATTCTGAATCAGCATTTTGAAACGACAGTATGTCTTTCCAATAACAACCTTTTAGAAATAAACCTGGAATGTCTATGAAGACATTCCTTAAAACACATAAGCACAAAGGTCCTATCAGAAAACCAAAGTCAGCCTCTTTTCCTGTGCAACAGCcacagctccgtttaattgtcaggtgtgattgTCAGGTTAGCTTATAGACCTTCATACTGGTGAATTGACTGAATGCATTTAAACGTGGTTTACCTGTTTGATTGGCAGGAGCTGTGATGCGACTGGATCACTCCCTGtctaatgtgtttgttttgtcctaTATTTCAGGTATgccatgtttgttttatgtACTTTTGTTATTGTCTATTCACATGTACTTTTGTGGCGACGCTGTTAACTGCGTGTCTCGTAGTCTTGCCGCGCGCTCTCTTTTGCTACTGTCCTGAGGCAGAGGAGCTGTGATGCGACTGGCTCAGGCAGCTGTGATGCGACTGGCACCTGACTGTCAGGTGAaaagttccacttttcatgtcatgaatgcctataataaggctttgcagttgtccAACATGGTCAATATATTGTCTCAATTGGGTTTCATATGACGCGCAGAagctacattcatgcattgttttgatCCAGTTGAAAATGCTTCTGCataatttgtcagctgtgatcaaatgcgttcaataaattcctgttttatgtcataaatataacatgcctatgattaaTTCTTCTATGGTGTATCTAATTTAGGCCTCTCTTATGCTCAATCAAATTTGCTTTGCCCACCCGTTTTTTCTGTGCCcacccatttgaacatttctggctacgctactgttagaaaggaaactgataAGTCAGTGTACTATTCGtacaaaacaactagatactaACACTGTAGAGCAAGAATAACCATGTGGTGGTGACACTGTTCCAGTGAGTAAAGATTCATTTTGGAATCTAAGAGGACACATTTCGCAGAAACATGAGGGTGTGCTacggagagcaaagaaaaaacgtgagcaatttgaatatgCTTCATATCAAGTAGAAGGCTAAAGTAAAACGTGGATGATAAGCCTGTATTCTTTTggcaatgtatgtatgtattaacgttgccaagcttgtttgttgttgcacagtGTTacagtcttttaaaataaatgttctgcgtgaaatatattgccgttgctcttagttctttgggaccGGGGAGCGAAATTGACCTGACGTGAATTTGACCGGAGGAGCGGCTGAGTAAacagccacctgttctcagctcagtgttgacttgcgcgtctttttaagatggtgagcgtaaacgaaggaaagccctctaatcagacgggcaagactgacaataatagacgggcctaggcccaTCCAGGCCCATCCGTGCCTACGCGTAtgctttctaaattatttagctaactcCATCCTCATCAACGAACTTAGGCTAtatggccaatatctttgaaatttaacagtcttggttttattaggaagACAGTTGGGCATGCCTCAGTCTCGTGGTGTGAGCAGTATCggagcggaacagagcggcctccaaattaaaaagcgctctgcgctcaaattccatccatattacacaaaactataaaataatctaaacttcattcactctcggTGTATAGATTAGGACAGACTTGAGGAACAGGCTGCAGGgcaacagtctgacagcctgcatgaagataagcattaatggtccaatagtaaaacagtgcaattaccaaagggcccttgaaaTGATCTTTTTAAAGCCAAGGAGGATGGCTTGTAACGATGCTATAGTTGTCAGCTCTGCCAGAagtagtgactgatcacatttgcacattttgttgttttgcactttcttcTATAGTTTGTAATAGTCTTTGTTTAAATTGCACAAGTTacacaaatattttgaaatatttgaatACTGTTGTATAGTGTGTTAGGTGTTATTACTTTGTTAACTATTATTTTGAGAAGCTGGTTATTTCTTTAATATGTagtgtttaataaa
The Alosa alosa isolate M-15738 ecotype Scorff River chromosome 21, AALO_Geno_1.1, whole genome shotgun sequence genome window above contains:
- the LOC125286366 gene encoding long-chain-fatty-acid--CoA ligase 1-like — its product is MQMPEFMKQFRLPEMNELRDYLHTLSPNTIVGMSAFAALSTFWYATRPKALEPPCDLWQQSVEIEGGEFIRRSVLVEGDKLLTYYYEDAKTMYEFLLRGERVSNNGQCLGARKPKQPYEWLSYKEVVDMAECLGSALLHRGHSKSKNPYIGIFSQNRPEWTMSELACYTYSLVSVPLYDTLGTEAIEYIIDKASISTVVCDVAAKVTLLLDSLVGRKHCVSTVIMMEDVEAELLERGKKSSIEILSLKDVLALGKEKRKPPVPPMPDDLAVICFTSGTTGNPKGAMLTHKNVVSDCSSFMKIIEKSCPISSSDVHVSYLPLAHMFERVVQGVMLAHGASIGFFQGDIRLLMDDLAALRPTVFPTVPRLLNRIYDRVHGQASSPVKKWLLGFASRRKEAEMNSGIMRNNSIWDKIIFKKVQANLGGRVRLMLTGAAPVSATVLTFIRGALGCQFYEGYGQTECTAGCTITLPGDWTAGHVGAPLPCNDIKLVDVAEMNYLAANGEGEVCVKGPNVFQGYLKDPEKTAEAIDEDGWLHTGDIGKWLPNGTLKIVDRKKHIFKLAQGEYIAPEKIENVYIRADAVAQAFVHGDSLQSCLVAIIVPDPEILPKWAQKRGHNGSYDELCKNKEVKKAILEDILKLGKEGGLKSFEQVKDISLHNEMFSVENGLLTPTFKAKRTDLKNHFRDQIDELYSKINM